From the Manihot esculenta cultivar AM560-2 chromosome 3, M.esculenta_v8, whole genome shotgun sequence genome, one window contains:
- the LOC110610741 gene encoding uncharacterized protein LOC110610741 gives MLHCHHHTLSTRFFPLSLHRRSPSLASTSFYKPTSPFSFSALPPPRPDLWLAELPDLATTVTPITPLEEGGPVELPLSSPSIFATTDDPTPLQVATSVLLTGAIAVFLFRSIRRRAKRAKELRFRSSGAKKTIKEEALDSLKAMGSATIDAKKPPSPVQAFLGGISAAVIALILYKFTTTIEASLNRQTMSDNFSVRQITITIRTIINGLCYLATFVFGINAVGLILYSAQLAINSFMEDSTSEESESKGNEKSGSLKSTTESSTAELNSSQGDQNPDNSQ, from the exons ACCTCTTTCTACAAACCCACCTCTCCGTTCTCCTTCTCAGCGCTTCCGcctcccagacccgacttatgGCTTGCGGAGCTCCCCGACCTGGCGACTACCGTGACACCCATTACTCCACTGGAGGAGGGTGGTCCCGTAGAGCTCCCACTCTCATCTCCTTCCATTTTTGCTACTACAGATGACCCTACTCCTCTCCAGGTGGCTACTAGCGTCCTCCTCACTGGAGCCATTGCTGTCTTCCTCTTTCGCTCTATTCGTCGCCGAGCTAAGCGCGCTAAAGAACTG AGATTTAGGTCTTCTGGAGCAAAGAAAACAATAAAAGAGGAAGCATTAGATAGCTTGAAAGCAATGGGATCAGCTACCATTGATGCCAAGAAGCCTCCTTCACCAGTTCAGGCATTTTTAGGAGGAATATCAGCAGCAGTGATTGCACTTATACTCTATAAGTTCACTACTACTATTGAGGCATCTCTTAACCGCCAGACTATGTCAGATAATTTCTCT GTTCGTCAAATAACTATAACAATCAG GACAATTATAAACGGGTTATGCTACCTTGCAACATTCGTTTTTGGCATCAATGCAGTTGGTTTAATCCTTTATTCTGCCCAGCTTGCCATCAACTCTTTCATGGAAGATTCTACTAGTGAAGAAAGTGAAAGTAAAGGCAATGAAAAGTCAGGTTCGCTGAAGTCAACAACTGAGAGTTCTACTGCTGAATTGAACAGCAGCCAGGGAGATCAAAATCCAGACAATTCACAGTAG
- the LOC110611824 gene encoding uncharacterized protein LOC110611824, whose protein sequence is MKISSKSIVSPGRAREPSQISLSNSLSRRLRTNGSMKGGQASPMFPTNGKKRGCAFENPEPSSPKVTCIGQVRVKTKKQGKKLRLRSHSQRRGEVSFRRVDQTNSTNTNNLEPSIHQDFAHNVNNQFLNQQQQQERLPHRNQRWVHLPLTICEALRAFGAEFNCFLPCRSSCTASEKEKEEKAAGSSNGSSCVAVLARWLVTVQEGEGKGREIELVVGEDEEDREEYTERRSYRRHVFEEIEFKEEKYGEGNESMQEEEARLSICIPPKNALLLMRCRSDPVKMAALANKFWEAPVPNVEDEEDGEDDTNKGEEKDHAEVGGGGDEEAQRPVLEQEMKHEEDLMNENWVSCENAEEHQVQEHEANLVVLDIGVVEEGNLGEQEEQTEETPLEGPSPLREEGEDTENSKKDENEELLQESEDNKENELVRAEENEQESNPSDDNVPIHQEQEPKEAGQELPEEDRDESESAETARALAEEVATQEAREEKDSICMPEEGGGESEETATHEGSEPVYPKTQEDEMNLKSKERESQPTLPDCLLLMMREPKLSMEVSKETWVCSTDFIRWLPEHSRPIKKKDGRDEPKKRISIDINPRPLHNNLQQPPRSSCSYPAKPPVRAAGSESMSTAIEQKLVGSKVYEPFVLTRCKSEPMRSAAKLSPAVAPEACFWKNRKLEPHRPATIGVGAAEVGY, encoded by the coding sequence atGAAGATCTCTTCTAAATCTATTGTTAGTCCTGGCCGTGCCAGAGAACCTTCTCAAATCTCTCTTTCCAACTCTCTTAGTAGAAGATTGAGAACTAATGGTAGCATGAAGGGTGGCCAAGCTTCTCCTATGTTCCCCACCAATGGCAAGAAACGTGGCTGTGCCTTTGAAAATCCTGAACCTTCTTCCCCAAAGGTTACCTGCATTGGACAGGTCAGGGTCAAGACCAAGAAACAGGGCAAGAAGCTCAGGCTTAGATCTCACTCTCAGAGAAGAGGTGAGGTAAGTTTTAGAAGAGTAGACCAAACCAACAGCACCAACACTAACAATCTTGAACCCAGTATCCATCAAGATTTTGCTCACAATGTAAACAATCAGTTTCTCAATCAGCAGCAGCAACAGGAGCGCTTACCGCACAGGAATCAGAGATGGGTACATTTGCCTTTGACCATATGCGAAGCTTTAAGGGCATTTGGTGCCGAGTTCAATTGCTTTCTACCCTGCCGTTCCTCCTGTACGGCAAGCGAGAAAGAGAAGGAAGAGAAGGCTGCAGGATCCAGCAATGGAAGCTCTTGTGTGGCGGTGTTAGCGCGGTGGCTGGTGACCGTGCAAGAGGGAGAAGGAAAGGGAAGAGAAATAGAGTTGGTGGTTGGAGAAGATGAAGAGGACAGAGAAGAGTATACAGAGAGGAGGAGCTACAGGAGGCATGTTTTTGAAGAGATAGAATTCAAAGAAGAGAAATATGGAGAAGGAAATGAGAGTATGCAAGAAGAGGAAGCAAGGTTGAGCATTTGCATCCCACCAAAGAATGCTTTGTTATTGATGAGGTGCAGATCTGACCCTGTGAAAATGGCTGCTCTTGCTAACAAATTTTGGGAAGCACCTGTTCCAAATGTTGAGGATGAGGAAGATGGTGAAGACGATACAAATAAGGGAGAAGAAAAGGATCATGCAGAGGTTGGAGGAGGTGGTGATGAAGAGGCTCAAAGACCAGTGCTTGAGCAAGAAATGAAGCATGAAGAGGATTTGATGAATGAAAACTGGGTTTCTTGTGAAAACGCTGAAGAGCATCAAGTTCAAGAACATGAAGCAAATCTAGTTGTTTTGGATATTGGTGTTGTGGAGGAAGGAAATTTAGGGGAGCAAGAAGAGCAAACAGAAGAAACTCCATTGGAGGGTCCTTCTCCCTTACGAGAAGAAGGTGAAGATACAGAAAACTCGAAGAAAGATGAAAATGAAGAGTTGCTCCAAGAAAGTGAAGATAACAAGGAAAATGAACTCGTTAGAGCAGAAGAAAACGAACAAGAAAGCAATCCCAGCGATGATAATGTGCCCATACATCAAGAGCAAGAACCTAAAGAAGCTGGCCAAGAGTTACCAGAAGAAGACCGAGATGAATCAGAATCAGCTGAGACTGCTCGAGCTTTAGCAGAAGAAGTTGCAACACAAGAAGCACGGGAAGAGAAAGATTCAATCTGCATGCCTGAAGAGGGTGGAGGAGAAAGTGAAGAGACGGCGACCCATGAAGGATCCGAACCGGTATACCCGAAAACCCAAGAAGACGAAATGAACTTGAAGTCAAAGGAGAGAGAAAGTCAGCCAACGTTACCAGATTGCTTGCTCTTAATGATGCGTGAGCCTAAGCTGTCAATGGAAGTATCCAAGGAGACCTGGGTCTGCAGCACGGATTTCATCAGATGGTTACCAGAGCATTCAAGGCCCATTAAGAAAAAGGACGGTAGAGATGAGCCCAAGAAAAGGATTAGCATTGACATCAATCCTCGGCCGCTGCACAACAACTTGCAGCAACCACCTAGGTCTTCATGTTCATATCCGGCTAAGCCGCCAGTTCGAGCGGCTGGCTCAGAGTCTATGTCCACAGCGATTGAGCAGAAGCTGGTGGGAAGCAAGGTTTATGAGCCGTTTGTGCTAACGCGCTGCAAGTCAGAGCCGATGAGGTCAGCAGCTAAGCTTTCACCGGCAGTAGCACCAGAGGCTTGTTTCTGGAAGAATAGGAAGCTGGAGCCGCATCGTCCGGCGACGATTGGGGTCGGCGCCGCCGAGGTTGGGTACTAA
- the LOC110610710 gene encoding uncharacterized exonuclease domain-containing protein At3g15140 isoform X1, translating into MSFLKVPPWRAVRSFRGRIVPILEILPKPANQIFRPYRSFPATYAQCSLSPSIPYSSSPPAVPDASCRWRPMCLYYTQGKCTKMDDPTHLERFNHDCSRDLSVNAADVERMRPQNFDFFLVFDLEGKVEILEFPVLIIDAKTMAVVDFFHRFVRPSAMTEQRINEYIGNKYGKFGVDRVWHDTALPFNEVIQQFEAWLIHHHLWEPRHGGHLNRAAFVTCGNWDVKTQIPRQCQVSKINLPSYFMEWINLKDVYQNFYNPRKEARGMRTMMEQLKIPMLGSHHLGFDDTKNITKVLLRMLADGAVISITARRYPDSPANVHFLFKNRIR; encoded by the exons ATGTCTTTCCTTAAGGTTCCTCCGTGGAGGGCTGTTCGCTCCTTCCGCGGAAGAATTGTCCCAATCCTCGAAATCCTACCAAAACCCGCAAATCAAATATTCCGTCCATATCGAAGTTTCCCTGCAACTTATGCCCAATGTAGTTTGTCTCCTTCAATTCCTTACTCTTCTTCGCCTCCTGCTGTTCCTGATGCTAGTTGCCGTTGGAGACCTATGTGCTTGTATTATACACAAGGCAAATGCACCAAG ATGGATGACCCTACCCACCTAGAGAGGTTTAATCATGATTGCTCTAGGGACCTTTCAGTGAATGCTGCTGACGTTGAACGCATGCGCCCCCAAAACTTTGATTTTTTCTTGGTCTTTGATTTGGAGGGGAAAGTTGAGATTCTCGAGTTCCCTGTGCTGATTATAGATGCAAAAACCATGGCTGTTGTGGACTTCTTCCACAG GTTTGTCAGGCCCTCAGCTATGACCGAACAAAGAATAAATGAATATATAGGAAACAAATATGGCAAGTTTGGAGTTGATCG AGTTTGGCATGACACAGCTCTCCCATTTAATGAAGTTATTCAACAATTTGAAGCTTGGTTGATTCATCACCATCTGTGGGAACCAAGGCATGGTGGGCATCTTAATCGAGCAGCATTTGTAACTTG TGGAAATTGGGATGTGAAAACACAGATACCTCGGCAATGCCAAGTGTCAAAAATCAACCTTCCCTCATACTTTATGGAGTGGATCAATCTGAAGGATGtttatcagaatttctataaccCAAGAAAAGAG GCAAGAGGAATGAGGACGATGATGGAGCAGCTGAAAATACCAATGCTGGGAAGTCATCATCTGGGATTTGATGACACAAAGAATATAACGAAAGTCTTACTAAGGATGCTTGCAGATGGTGCAGTAATTTCAATTACTGCAAGAAGGTATCCCGATTCCCCTGCAAATGTTCATTTTCTATTTAAGAATCGCATACGTTAA
- the LOC110610710 gene encoding uncharacterized exonuclease domain-containing protein At3g15140 isoform X2, producing MSFLKVPPWRAVRSFRGRIVPILEILPKPANQIFRPYRSFPATYAQCSLSPSIPYSSSPPAVPDASCRWRPMCLYYTQGKCTKMDDPTHLERFNHDCSRDLSVNAADVERMRPQNFDFFLVFDLEGKVEILEFPVLIIDAKTMAVVDFFHRFVRPSAMTEQRINEYIGNKYGKFGVDRVWHDTALPFNEVIQQFEAWLIHHHLWEPRHGGHLNRAAFVTCGNWDVKTQIPRQCQVSKINLPSYFMEWINLKDVYQNFYNPRKECAGHALLFVADRQEE from the exons ATGTCTTTCCTTAAGGTTCCTCCGTGGAGGGCTGTTCGCTCCTTCCGCGGAAGAATTGTCCCAATCCTCGAAATCCTACCAAAACCCGCAAATCAAATATTCCGTCCATATCGAAGTTTCCCTGCAACTTATGCCCAATGTAGTTTGTCTCCTTCAATTCCTTACTCTTCTTCGCCTCCTGCTGTTCCTGATGCTAGTTGCCGTTGGAGACCTATGTGCTTGTATTATACACAAGGCAAATGCACCAAG ATGGATGACCCTACCCACCTAGAGAGGTTTAATCATGATTGCTCTAGGGACCTTTCAGTGAATGCTGCTGACGTTGAACGCATGCGCCCCCAAAACTTTGATTTTTTCTTGGTCTTTGATTTGGAGGGGAAAGTTGAGATTCTCGAGTTCCCTGTGCTGATTATAGATGCAAAAACCATGGCTGTTGTGGACTTCTTCCACAG GTTTGTCAGGCCCTCAGCTATGACCGAACAAAGAATAAATGAATATATAGGAAACAAATATGGCAAGTTTGGAGTTGATCG AGTTTGGCATGACACAGCTCTCCCATTTAATGAAGTTATTCAACAATTTGAAGCTTGGTTGATTCATCACCATCTGTGGGAACCAAGGCATGGTGGGCATCTTAATCGAGCAGCATTTGTAACTTG TGGAAATTGGGATGTGAAAACACAGATACCTCGGCAATGCCAAGTGTCAAAAATCAACCTTCCCTCATACTTTATGGAGTGGATCAATCTGAAGGATGtttatcagaatttctataaccCAAGAAAAGAG TGTGCTGGACATGCAC TTTTGTTTGTGGCGGACAGGCAAGAGGAATGA